From a region of the Fischerella sp. JS2 genome:
- a CDS encoding glycosyltransferase, with amino-acid sequence MKLSVIIPCLNAEKTISLQLEALAKQQWSQPWEVIIADNGSSDQTVAIAQSYQQRLPNLQIVDASLKPGAAWARNVGASVAKGEALVFCDADDEVAPGWLAAMGEALSKYDLVGGMNEHCKLNEPWLVKVHGYPEIDGITINHPYLPLLSGNNLGIKRSLHQAIGGFDENVLLLEDVDYCWRIQELGVKPYEVKDALVHYRFRDSIIDVCRRAWNVGSYEALLYKKHKPMGMPQLISWKSFVRTGVMFPLRFLLLKVRDKITLTQSLMDLAWRVGQLQGCIKYGCLPF; translated from the coding sequence ATGAAACTAAGCGTAATCATACCCTGTTTAAACGCAGAGAAAACTATTTCCTTGCAGTTGGAAGCCTTAGCAAAACAGCAATGGTCGCAACCTTGGGAGGTGATAATAGCAGATAACGGATCTTCTGATCAGACAGTAGCGATCGCTCAAAGCTATCAACAACGTTTACCTAATCTACAAATTGTTGATGCATCCTTAAAACCAGGGGCTGCATGGGCCCGCAATGTTGGTGCTAGTGTTGCCAAGGGAGAAGCCTTAGTATTTTGTGATGCTGACGACGAAGTTGCCCCTGGTTGGCTAGCGGCGATGGGTGAAGCACTCTCTAAGTATGATTTGGTGGGAGGGATGAACGAACATTGTAAACTTAATGAACCTTGGTTAGTGAAAGTTCATGGTTACCCAGAAATTGATGGCATAACTATTAATCACCCATATTTACCATTATTAAGTGGCAATAACCTTGGGATTAAGCGTTCACTACATCAAGCTATTGGTGGTTTCGATGAAAATGTTCTTTTACTCGAAGACGTTGACTACTGTTGGCGAATTCAAGAGTTAGGAGTCAAACCCTATGAAGTTAAGGATGCATTAGTTCATTATCGATTTCGCGACAGCATCATTGATGTATGCCGTCGTGCTTGGAATGTTGGTAGTTATGAAGCCTTATTGTATAAAAAGCATAAACCAATGGGAATGCCCCAACTCATATCATGGAAGAGTTTTGTCAGAACAGGGGTAATGTTTCCTTTGCGCTTCTTGCTGCTAAAAGTCCGTGACAAAATCACCTTAACTCAGTCTTTAATGGATTTGGCATGGCGAGTAGGGCAATTGCAGGGTTGTATTAAGTATGGGTGTCTACCCTTTTAA